One genomic window of Candidatus Fermentibacter sp. includes the following:
- a CDS encoding AMP-binding protein, whose product MNNIPAFESVPAMLARAAEAHPGREAIREPLPDGTWRTITYADLYRDVEAMAAAMLAENRSPVVGVVGRNSISWAVVYLAALRSGGIVVPIDRELPFQEMRAILHYSGANMAFFDYSYMQDFLGGPGHGRNLRLVAMNCAGPAGCSLFEDMLSEGRGGEDRLPVDYDVSAPAAIYYTSGTMGQAKGVMLCQRNLIAVVRQTRQFIEIEENDVFLSILPLHHTYECSCGFLAPLSAGATYIICRGLRYVGEDIANTGATVILAVPLLWETVYRKIMEGIRAKPGGALKYRIGLAVAGAAEAIGSQGLRRKLFAPVHSKFGGRIRFLISGGAGIDPEISKGFLKLGFKFLQGYGLTEASPLVSVNRPGANVPESVGPVLADMDVRIDDPDVDGVGEISVKGPNVMLGYHNDPAETAKVLSPDGWLRTGDFGFVDNGGFLHITGRKKNVIVAKNGKNVYPEEIEAKLNRSDFISECMVFGRESKTKGEEIWVVVVPEMEKLIERAEQKGGSLSTEYARDVISAEIRHFNAGQPIYKHISSFILRSDELPKTTTRKIRRREILKEAGLEPQAVFRI is encoded by the coding sequence TTGAACAACATTCCGGCCTTCGAGAGCGTGCCGGCCATGCTGGCCAGGGCCGCGGAGGCCCATCCCGGACGGGAGGCCATCAGGGAGCCTCTACCGGACGGCACCTGGCGCACCATCACATACGCCGACCTCTACCGGGATGTCGAGGCGATGGCTGCGGCCATGCTGGCCGAGAACCGGTCCCCCGTCGTGGGCGTAGTGGGGCGGAACAGCATCTCCTGGGCGGTCGTGTACCTCGCGGCACTGCGGAGCGGCGGGATCGTCGTCCCCATCGACAGGGAGCTGCCCTTCCAGGAGATGAGGGCCATCCTGCACTATTCCGGCGCCAACATGGCCTTTTTCGACTATTCCTACATGCAGGACTTCCTGGGAGGACCCGGCCACGGCCGCAACCTCAGGCTCGTGGCGATGAACTGCGCCGGCCCCGCCGGATGCTCCCTGTTCGAGGACATGCTCTCGGAGGGCAGAGGCGGCGAGGACAGGCTCCCCGTCGACTACGACGTCTCCGCCCCGGCGGCCATCTACTACACGTCGGGGACGATGGGCCAGGCCAAGGGCGTCATGCTGTGCCAGAGGAACCTGATCGCAGTCGTCAGGCAGACACGGCAGTTCATCGAGATCGAGGAGAACGACGTCTTCCTCTCGATCCTCCCCCTGCACCACACCTACGAGTGCAGCTGCGGGTTCCTGGCGCCTCTCAGCGCAGGGGCCACCTACATCATCTGCCGGGGGCTCAGGTATGTCGGCGAGGACATAGCCAACACCGGAGCCACCGTGATCCTGGCCGTTCCCCTTCTCTGGGAGACCGTCTACCGGAAGATCATGGAGGGGATCAGGGCGAAGCCCGGGGGAGCGCTGAAATACAGGATCGGCCTTGCGGTGGCCGGCGCGGCCGAGGCCATCGGCTCCCAGGGGCTGCGAAGGAAGCTGTTCGCACCGGTCCACTCGAAATTCGGAGGCAGGATCAGGTTCCTCATCTCCGGGGGCGCGGGGATCGATCCCGAGATCTCGAAGGGGTTCCTCAAGCTCGGGTTCAAGTTCCTCCAGGGCTACGGGCTGACCGAGGCTTCGCCCCTCGTGTCGGTCAACAGGCCGGGCGCGAACGTGCCCGAGTCTGTCGGCCCGGTGCTGGCGGACATGGACGTCCGCATCGACGATCCCGACGTGGACGGCGTCGGCGAGATCTCGGTGAAGGGCCCCAACGTGATGCTGGGATACCACAACGACCCGGCCGAGACGGCGAAGGTCCTGTCCCCGGACGGCTGGCTGCGTACCGGCGACTTCGGATTCGTCGACAACGGCGGATTCCTCCACATCACGGGGCGCAAGAAGAACGTGATAGTGGCGAAGAACGGGAAGAACGTCTATCCGGAGGAGATAGAGGCCAAGCTCAACCGCTCCGACTTCATCTCGGAATGCATGGTCTTCGGGAGGGAATCGAAGACCAAGGGCGAGGAGATATGGGTCGTCGTGGTGCCGGAAATGGAGAAGCTGATCGAGAGGGCCGAGCAGAAGGGCGGGAGCCTCTCCACCGAGTACGCCCGTGACGTGATCTCGGCCGAGATCAGGCACTTCAACGCCGGTCAGCCGATCTACAAGCACATCTCGAGCTTCATCCTCAGGAGCGACGAACTGCCCAAGACCACCACCAGGAAGATCCGCCGCAGGGAGATCCTCAAGGAAGCGGGTCTCGAACCGCAGGCGGTCTTCAGGATCTGA
- a CDS encoding N-acetyl sugar amidotransferase, giving the protein MSEQTRCSRCILPANYPNVSFDAAGVCRVCREHDALYGSIDWKAREERLGRILDRYRGRGLKYDCMVPFSGGKDSTFTLWTIKNRYGMRPLAFNFDNGFQDPAALATVKDSCRRLGVDLATYTPDRGLLNRVYRRALEQTGEFCSSCVVLMPTAIFRAADMHGIRLIVAGFSDELEAPPRETSCMDRTRFWNIMKGGFSKKDLEWDFFFPSWKRMFGVKQINLPDYIRWDLPMIYETLNRELDFGRSIASVRYDCLGTPHSSYLYSRKTGFGKYEYLYANMVRAGVISREEALRIVEEREPKEPPDGFDGFLAELGLDRGILDGIQEKSLINFRPRPGLVRKAAIRIREMLP; this is encoded by the coding sequence TTGAGCGAACAGACCAGGTGTTCGAGATGCATCCTGCCCGCGAACTACCCGAATGTCTCCTTCGACGCGGCCGGAGTCTGCAGAGTGTGCCGGGAGCATGACGCCCTCTACGGCTCGATCGACTGGAAAGCCAGGGAGGAGAGGCTGGGGAGGATCCTCGACCGCTACAGGGGACGAGGCCTGAAGTATGACTGCATGGTGCCCTTCTCCGGTGGCAAGGACTCGACGTTCACCCTCTGGACCATCAAGAACAGATACGGGATGAGGCCTCTGGCCTTCAACTTCGACAACGGGTTCCAGGACCCGGCAGCCCTTGCGACGGTGAAGGACTCCTGCAGGAGGCTCGGCGTCGATCTGGCCACCTACACTCCCGACAGGGGTCTTTTGAACAGGGTTTACAGGAGAGCCCTCGAACAGACCGGAGAGTTCTGCAGCAGCTGCGTCGTGCTCATGCCGACGGCCATCTTCAGGGCAGCCGACATGCACGGGATAAGGCTCATCGTCGCAGGGTTCTCGGACGAACTCGAGGCCCCGCCCCGCGAGACCTCCTGCATGGACCGCACCCGCTTCTGGAACATCATGAAGGGCGGCTTCAGCAAGAAGGATCTGGAGTGGGACTTCTTCTTCCCCTCGTGGAAGAGGATGTTCGGGGTGAAGCAGATCAATCTCCCGGACTACATCAGATGGGATCTCCCGATGATCTACGAGACCCTGAACAGGGAGCTCGACTTCGGCAGGTCGATCGCCAGCGTGAGGTACGACTGCCTGGGCACTCCTCACTCCAGCTACCTGTACTCCAGGAAGACGGGTTTCGGCAAGTACGAGTACCTCTATGCGAACATGGTGAGGGCAGGCGTGATCTCGAGGGAGGAAGCCCTCAGGATAGTGGAGGAACGCGAACCGAAGGAACCGCCCGACGGCTTCGACGGATTCCTCGCAGAGCTGGGGCTGGACCGCGGGATCCTCGACGGGATCCAGGAGAAGTCGCTCATCAACTTCAGACCGAGACCCGGACTCGTCAGGAAGGCGGCGATAAGGATCAGGGAGATGCTGCCCTGA
- a CDS encoding SUMF1/EgtB/PvdO family nonheme iron enzyme: protein MLPTELCLLAAALALLLVPDWPRGFVAVQSIPSGSMVTPEDSPGFRAPAWLPVPEGGVRITVTLDGYVPADTLVLPGDRNVIVYLDYVFPVTVTSRPSGAAVLVDGRDAGTTPVTLGIAEPGRHVVSAVSGRVELRETIVLAANTPSSLHFSFPSEAGGGLVFIPGGEYEFQGGPGGGLTPRTVSVGDFYLGRTEVTNLEFCNFLNSMDPRAVPDPVLGSGKTAFLSELFACDYPLEIAAIEAGGYLVIPGREGFPVRGVTYAACSLYCDWLTLVDGSRMSFRLPSEIEWEYAASTGDGRTWPWGDSQPDGSLLNCSDASETIAARAPEISDGFSETSPAGSFPGNPWGLVDMAGNVWEWCSDLQGGGSLTPQDAPDTIGCLRGGSWLSSPGDCRCAARLMLDVGLGYPFAGFRIAATMDRQ from the coding sequence GTGCTCCCGACGGAGCTGTGCCTCCTCGCGGCCGCGCTGGCTCTGCTGCTGGTGCCAGACTGGCCGAGGGGATTCGTGGCGGTGCAGAGCATCCCCTCCGGTTCCATGGTGACGCCCGAGGATTCCCCGGGCTTCAGGGCTCCGGCATGGCTCCCCGTTCCGGAGGGTGGGGTCAGGATCACCGTGACGCTCGACGGATACGTTCCGGCCGACACCCTCGTACTACCCGGCGACAGGAACGTGATAGTCTACCTGGACTACGTCTTCCCCGTGACGGTGACATCGAGGCCCTCGGGAGCGGCCGTGCTCGTTGACGGCAGGGACGCAGGCACGACGCCCGTGACCCTCGGGATCGCCGAGCCCGGGCGGCACGTCGTCAGCGCCGTGAGCGGCCGGGTGGAGCTCAGGGAGACGATCGTCCTGGCGGCCAACACGCCCTCGTCCCTCCATTTCAGCTTCCCCTCGGAGGCGGGCGGCGGCCTCGTATTCATCCCGGGCGGCGAGTACGAGTTCCAGGGAGGGCCGGGAGGCGGCCTGACCCCGCGGACCGTCTCGGTGGGCGACTTCTATCTCGGCAGGACCGAGGTGACGAACCTCGAGTTCTGCAACTTCCTCAACTCCATGGACCCCAGGGCGGTGCCCGACCCCGTGCTCGGCAGCGGGAAGACCGCCTTCCTGTCGGAGCTGTTCGCGTGCGACTACCCGCTCGAGATCGCGGCGATCGAAGCCGGCGGCTATCTCGTGATACCCGGCAGGGAGGGCTTCCCGGTCAGGGGGGTGACGTACGCCGCCTGTTCGCTCTACTGCGACTGGCTGACGCTGGTGGACGGGTCGCGGATGTCCTTCAGGCTCCCCTCCGAGATCGAGTGGGAGTACGCGGCATCCACCGGCGACGGGCGCACCTGGCCGTGGGGCGACTCCCAGCCCGACGGTTCCCTCCTCAACTGCTCGGATGCGAGCGAGACGATAGCCGCCAGGGCGCCCGAGATAAGCGACGGCTTCAGCGAGACTTCACCGGCGGGCAGCTTCCCGGGCAATCCCTGGGGGCTCGTGGACATGGCCGGGAACGTGTGGGAGTGGTGCTCGGACCTCCAGGGAGGTGGCTCATTGACCCCGCAGGATGCACCGGATACGATTGGATGCCTCAGGGGCGGCAGCTGGCTGTCCTCCCCGGGTGACTGCAGGTGCGCCGCCAGACTCATGCTGGACGTCGGGCTTGGATATCCGTTCGCCGGATTCAGGATTGCTGCGACGATGGACAGGCAGTGA
- a CDS encoding radical SAM protein gives MSRTLLVNPPSAIGVYDKSHIRVAITSAPFITLASLAGALLEAGMEAAIADLMIEGRPEEAYRRLLREYRPDFVGITFTTPLWSEARRLAEIAREELPGVTTIAGGVHATTLPEESLVSGAFDIVAMGEGERTIVEICRGDDPSGIAGVAFRRDGKVVLTPPREMIADLDDLPLPAWQLHDLCFYRSPHIAARRNPVGYMETNRGCNHHCLYCSQTIFGHSVRCKSPGRVVDEMFRMLDIGFRDIHIKDNNFTADIARASEVCELMVRRGFPAPWALPTGVNVHDVDEGFFRLAKRAGCYQVAFGIESGVDGILAGVNKKQSAERIRDAVGMAHRAGIETVGFFMVGLPGDTVETMEETIRFACSLPLTYAKASMTLPFPSSALYRKLKMEGRIRSEDWDKYNFHCTSEVWEHETLGWDAIRKYYGLFHRRFYFRPSYIWRRFWRDLAMGQLFDDARAVLGNSWLD, from the coding sequence TTGAGCCGCACACTGCTCGTGAATCCACCCTCCGCGATCGGCGTCTACGACAAGAGCCACATCCGGGTCGCCATCACCTCCGCACCCTTCATCACGCTGGCCAGCCTCGCCGGAGCGCTGCTGGAGGCCGGCATGGAGGCGGCCATAGCCGATCTCATGATAGAGGGGAGGCCCGAGGAGGCCTACAGGAGGCTGCTCAGGGAATACAGGCCCGACTTCGTCGGGATCACCTTCACCACTCCGCTGTGGAGCGAAGCCCGCCGCCTGGCGGAGATCGCGAGGGAGGAACTCCCCGGGGTCACGACGATCGCAGGCGGCGTGCACGCCACCACCCTTCCGGAAGAGTCCCTAGTGAGCGGGGCCTTCGACATCGTGGCGATGGGCGAGGGCGAGAGGACCATCGTCGAGATCTGCAGGGGGGACGATCCCTCCGGAATCGCCGGCGTGGCGTTCCGGAGGGACGGGAAGGTCGTCCTGACTCCACCCAGGGAGATGATCGCCGATCTCGACGACCTGCCCCTGCCGGCCTGGCAGCTCCACGACCTGTGCTTCTACAGGTCTCCCCACATAGCCGCCCGGAGGAATCCGGTGGGTTACATGGAGACCAACCGCGGGTGCAACCACCACTGCCTCTACTGCAGCCAGACGATCTTCGGCCACTCCGTGAGGTGCAAGTCCCCCGGGCGGGTCGTGGACGAGATGTTCCGGATGCTCGATATCGGATTCAGGGACATACACATAAAGGACAACAACTTCACCGCCGACATCGCCCGGGCTTCCGAGGTCTGCGAGCTCATGGTCAGGCGCGGCTTCCCGGCTCCGTGGGCCCTGCCGACCGGTGTCAACGTACATGACGTCGACGAGGGTTTCTTCAGGCTCGCGAAGAGGGCGGGATGCTACCAGGTCGCGTTCGGGATCGAGAGCGGGGTGGACGGGATACTGGCCGGGGTGAACAAGAAGCAGTCGGCGGAGAGGATCAGGGATGCCGTGGGTATGGCGCACAGGGCCGGCATCGAGACGGTGGGGTTCTTCATGGTCGGCCTACCCGGCGATACGGTCGAAACGATGGAGGAGACGATCAGGTTCGCGTGCTCCCTGCCACTGACATACGCGAAGGCATCGATGACCCTTCCCTTCCCGTCCTCGGCGCTCTACCGCAAGCTGAAGATGGAGGGCAGGATCAGGTCGGAGGACTGGGACAAGTACAACTTCCACTGCACGAGCGAGGTCTGGGAGCATGAAACGCTCGGCTGGGACGCCATCCGGAAGTACTACGGCCTCTTCCACAGGAGATTCTACTTCAGACCTTCCTACATATGGAGGAGGTTCTGGCGCGACTTGGCCATGGGACAGCTCTTCGACGACGCAAGAGCCGTCCTGGGCAACTCCTGGCTGGACTAG